In Deltaproteobacteria bacterium, one DNA window encodes the following:
- a CDS encoding MFS transporter translates to MHRFKCYYGWWVLSALFFITAYVSGIISFGFTSVFKPIADEFGWSYASVSIAASIRGLEIGLLAPIVGIMLDRVGPRKLIIIGALITGSGLTILSRIDSLAAFYGAFALIAIGNSTCIGVVPVTVVGNWFQKNVSLATGIVLSGTAAGGLLVPVVTIFVDTFGWRTAMITFGVGTWLILISLGAFVRHSPERYGLLPDGVVPKFNGAADGAGPIKPSRAFETAFSVGQALRTRAFWHFQITFTCHVFAIHAVLTHVMPYLSSIGIPRFTSGIAAGAIPVMSVVGRLGFGWFGDRLDKRRVTAAGVGLTAASLFGFALLNESAGWFLLPVLVMFSIGYGGPVPMIPALLREYFGRRRLGSIVGVSQGLAMIGSISGQPLAGFFFDTYGHYQAAWILFAAANVIGMLSVLSAPNITVLPHEGSHAHTP, encoded by the coding sequence ATGCATCGGTTTAAGTGTTATTACGGCTGGTGGGTTTTAAGTGCGCTCTTTTTCATTACGGCATACGTCTCCGGTATTATCTCATTCGGATTTACATCCGTTTTCAAACCCATTGCCGACGAGTTCGGCTGGAGCTATGCCAGTGTATCGATTGCGGCATCCATTCGCGGATTGGAAATCGGCCTGCTGGCACCCATCGTGGGAATCATGCTGGACCGAGTGGGTCCGCGCAAGCTGATCATCATCGGAGCTCTGATCACCGGCTCCGGCCTCACGATATTGAGTCGAATCGATTCCCTGGCTGCCTTTTACGGCGCATTTGCCCTCATTGCCATCGGAAACAGCACCTGCATCGGTGTGGTACCGGTGACGGTTGTCGGCAACTGGTTCCAGAAAAATGTGTCGCTGGCCACCGGCATTGTCTTGAGCGGCACCGCAGCCGGCGGTCTGCTGGTCCCCGTCGTAACCATCTTTGTCGACACGTTCGGCTGGCGGACGGCCATGATCACTTTTGGCGTGGGAACCTGGCTGATCCTGATATCTCTGGGAGCCTTTGTACGGCACAGCCCCGAGCGCTACGGCCTTTTGCCGGACGGGGTCGTGCCGAAATTCAATGGGGCAGCAGACGGTGCGGGACCCATCAAGCCTTCCCGGGCGTTTGAAACGGCATTCAGTGTTGGACAGGCGCTTCGAACACGGGCGTTTTGGCATTTTCAAATAACCTTTACCTGTCATGTTTTTGCCATTCACGCTGTGTTGACGCATGTGATGCCCTACTTGAGCAGCATCGGCATTCCCAGATTCACTTCCGGAATCGCGGCCGGCGCCATTCCGGTCATGAGTGTCGTGGGGCGCCTGGGATTCGGCTGGTTTGGCGACCGGCTGGACAAGCGGCGTGTGACTGCAGCCGGTGTCGGCTTGACCGCCGCCAGCCTGTTCGGCTTTGCCCTGCTCAACGAATCGGCCGGATGGTTCCTGTTGCCGGTACTCGTGATGTTCAGCATCGGCTACGGCGGTCCGGTGCCCATGATACCGGCGCTTTTGCGGGAATATTTCGGTAGAAGGCGACTGGGGTCCATTGTCGGTGTCTCCCAGGGACTGGCCATGATCGGCAGCATCTCCGGCCAGCCGTTGGCAGGATTTTTTTTCGATACCTACGGGCACTATCAGGCAGCCTGGATTCTCTTTGCCGCTGCAAATGTCATCGGCATGTTGAGCGTGCTGTCGGCACCCAATATCACCGTGCTGCCACATGAGGGTTCTCATGCGCACACGCCGTAA